A single genomic interval of Natranaerovirga pectinivora harbors:
- a CDS encoding phage head closure protein — translation MKIGALKHRITFQTIESETNKNGFETEIYKDYKTLWAKVTNLHGKEYFEAAAIQKEKTVKFIIRATAGIDETMRIIFQGRAYNITFIDNIKYENKYMEIKALEVDDNG, via the coding sequence ATGAAGATTGGAGCATTAAAACATAGAATAACATTTCAAACCATAGAAAGTGAAACAAATAAAAATGGTTTTGAAACAGAAATCTATAAAGACTATAAAACCTTATGGGCTAAAGTAACAAATCTTCACGGTAAAGAATACTTTGAAGCTGCAGCAATTCAAAAAGAAAAAACAGTTAAGTTTATTATAAGAGCCACTGCAGGAATAGATGAAACAATGAGAATCATATTTCAAGGAAGAGCCTATAACATTACTTTTATTGATAACATCAAATATGAAAACAAGTATATGGAAATCAAAGCCTTGGAGGTAGATGATAATGGCTAA
- a CDS encoding head-tail connector protein, which yields MLTSLEDIKLYLRVEGDEEDTLITSFILTAQEMCEDILRFKLEELQILPEQVKQAIFYAVGNMYEERERASIKEVYDVIKRLLSSYRKESW from the coding sequence ATGCTAACATCTTTAGAAGACATTAAATTGTATTTAAGAGTAGAAGGTGATGAAGAAGATACGCTCATCACCAGTTTTATTTTAACAGCACAAGAGATGTGTGAAGATATTTTAAGATTTAAACTAGAGGAATTACAAATCCTTCCAGAGCAAGTCAAACAAGCCATATTTTATGCTGTAGGGAATATGTATGAAGAACGAGAAAGAGCAAGTATAAAAGAAGTGTATGATGTTATCAAAAGGCTCTTATCTTCATATAGAAAAGAAAGTTGGTGA
- a CDS encoding Head fiber protein: MSNIRNYREQGGERTVISGELEITEEGKLIFNGKELKPAERQEDSNASTVEALKDDYNHLLQKLKDAGLMK, from the coding sequence ATGAGTAATATAAGAAATTATAGAGAACAAGGTGGAGAAAGAACAGTAATTTCAGGAGAGCTTGAAATAACAGAAGAAGGTAAACTTATCTTTAATGGTAAAGAATTAAAGCCAGCAGAAAGACAAGAGGATAGTAATGCATCTACAGTTGAAGCATTGAAAGATGATTATAATCATCTGCTTCAAAAACTAAAAGATGCAGGCCTTATGAAATAA
- a CDS encoding phage major capsid protein: protein MNKILELREKRAKAWEVAKAFLDSKRGNDGLISAEDTATYEKMEADVVNLGKEIDRLERQQAIDFELSKAINTPLTSKPTTTGETKTGRATDEYKQAFWKSMRNKNNYEVHNALKIGTDSEGGYLVPDEFERTLIEALEEQNIFRQLAKVVTTSSGDKKIPVVASKGTASWVDEEGIIPESDDTFGQVSIGAYKLATMIKVSEELLNDSVFNLESYIAKEFARRIGSKEEEAFFVGDGVGKPTGIFNETGGAEVGVTTASGTAITMDEIMDLFYSLKSPYRKNAVFTMNDATVKLIRKLKDGNGQYLWQPSVQAGQPDTILNRPVKTSAYIPSAKSGEKTIAFGDFGYYWVADRQGRSFQRLNELFAVTGQVGFRATQRVDGKLILPEAIKVLKQKG from the coding sequence ATGAATAAAATATTAGAACTAAGAGAAAAAAGAGCAAAAGCGTGGGAAGTAGCAAAAGCTTTCCTAGATAGCAAACGAGGTAATGATGGGCTTATCTCAGCAGAAGATACAGCAACATATGAAAAAATGGAAGCAGATGTCGTGAATTTAGGAAAAGAAATAGATCGCTTAGAAAGACAACAAGCAATAGACTTTGAACTTTCAAAAGCCATTAACACACCATTAACAAGCAAACCTACCACAACAGGAGAAACAAAAACAGGTAGAGCAACTGATGAATACAAACAAGCTTTTTGGAAGTCTATGCGTAATAAAAACAATTATGAAGTACACAATGCCTTAAAGATCGGGACTGATTCAGAGGGTGGGTATCTTGTTCCTGATGAATTTGAAAGAACATTAATAGAAGCATTAGAAGAACAAAACATCTTTAGACAATTGGCAAAAGTAGTAACGACTTCAAGTGGAGATAAAAAAATTCCAGTAGTAGCATCAAAAGGAACAGCTTCTTGGGTAGATGAAGAAGGTATAATTCCAGAAAGTGATGATACCTTTGGGCAAGTTTCTATAGGTGCTTATAAACTGGCTACAATGATAAAGGTCAGTGAAGAATTATTAAACGATAGCGTCTTTAACCTTGAATCCTATATTGCAAAGGAATTTGCAAGACGTATAGGCTCAAAGGAAGAAGAGGCTTTTTTTGTTGGTGATGGAGTAGGAAAACCAACAGGAATTTTTAATGAAACAGGTGGTGCAGAAGTAGGTGTAACAACTGCAAGTGGTACTGCTATAACAATGGATGAAATTATGGACCTGTTTTATAGCCTAAAATCACCATATAGAAAAAATGCTGTGTTTACTATGAATGATGCAACAGTAAAACTCATTAGGAAATTAAAAGATGGAAATGGACAATACCTATGGCAACCATCTGTGCAAGCAGGTCAACCAGATACCATTCTTAATAGACCAGTAAAAACCTCTGCCTATATCCCTTCTGCAAAATCAGGTGAAAAAACAATAGCCTTTGGTGACTTTGGTTACTACTGGGTAGCAGATCGTCAAGGTAGATCATTCCAAAGACTGAATGAACTATTTGCTGTAACAGGTCAAGTAGGTTTTAGAGCCACTCAAAGGGTAGATGGTAAATTGATATTACCAGAAGCCATAAAAGTTCTTAAGCAGAAAGGATAG
- a CDS encoding head maturation protease, ClpP-related — MRKFWNWVKNEEGRTLYLNGAIAEETWLGDEVTPKIFKQELLSEDGDITIWINSPGGDVFAATQIYNMLMDYKNNVIVKIDGVAASAASVIAMAGSEVYISPTGLFMIHNPMTVAIGDTIEMKKAIGMLNEVKEAIINAYELKTGLSRNKLSNLMDAESWFNANKAVELGFADGILFENKKVEVPTNEGIIFSRMAVTNSILNKLQSNSKEKTNKVSIENLEKRLNLLKV; from the coding sequence ATGAGGAAGTTTTGGAACTGGGTAAAGAATGAAGAAGGTAGAACCCTTTACCTTAATGGCGCCATAGCAGAAGAAACTTGGCTTGGAGACGAAGTAACACCAAAGATATTTAAACAAGAATTATTGAGTGAAGATGGAGATATAACCATATGGATTAATTCTCCAGGAGGGGATGTCTTTGCTGCCACACAAATCTACAATATGCTTATGGATTATAAAAACAATGTTATCGTAAAAATTGATGGTGTAGCAGCAAGTGCTGCATCGGTTATTGCAATGGCGGGTAGTGAAGTTTATATTTCACCAACTGGCCTTTTTATGATCCATAACCCAATGACAGTAGCTATTGGAGATACCATAGAAATGAAGAAAGCAATAGGAATGCTTAATGAAGTTAAAGAAGCCATCATTAATGCTTATGAATTAAAAACAGGGCTATCAAGGAATAAACTATCTAACTTAATGGACGCAGAGAGTTGGTTCAATGCCAATAAAGCAGTAGAACTTGGTTTTGCAGATGGCATATTGTTTGAAAATAAAAAAGTAGAGGTACCTACAAATGAAGGTATTATTTTTAGTAGGATGGCCGTTACAAATTCTATCCTTAATAAACTTCAAAGTAACAGTAAAGAGAAGACAAATAAAGTATCAATCGAAAACCTAGAAAAAAGATTAAATCTATTAAAAGTGTAG
- a CDS encoding phage portal protein has product MKIPILSEFFQPRDGPKNTLFNNPFNFFFGPTTSGKTVNEKTALQTTAVYACVRILAETIASLPLHTYEYTKAGKEKAINHHLYQLLHDEPNPEMTSFVFRETLMSHLLLWGNAYAQIIRDGNGKVICLYPLLPNKMVVDRTSSGEIYYNYSKENGEQAYLTKEEVIHIPGLGFDGLVGYSPIAMAKNAIGMAIATEEYGASFFSNGANPGGVLEHPGILKDPKRVRDSWNSVYQGSNNANKVAVLEEGMSFKPIGIPPEQAQFLQTRKFQINEIARIFRIPPHMIGDLEKSSFSNIEQQSLEFVKYTLDPWVIRWEQAMQKALLLPSEKNKYFIKFNVDGLLRGDYQSRMNGYAVGRQNGWLSANDIRELENLNRIPEEQGGDLYLINGNMTKLKDAGAFANVREEDVNEEVLELGKE; this is encoded by the coding sequence TTGAAGATACCTATATTATCAGAATTTTTTCAACCAAGAGATGGTCCAAAAAACACGTTATTCAATAATCCTTTTAACTTCTTCTTTGGACCAACAACAAGTGGTAAAACTGTAAATGAAAAAACTGCATTACAAACCACAGCAGTATATGCTTGTGTAAGAATACTAGCTGAAACAATAGCAAGTTTACCACTGCATACTTATGAATATACAAAAGCAGGAAAAGAAAAAGCCATTAACCACCACCTATACCAGTTGCTACACGATGAACCAAACCCAGAGATGACTTCTTTTGTCTTTAGAGAGACACTAATGAGTCATCTTTTATTATGGGGAAATGCCTATGCACAAATTATAAGAGATGGAAATGGTAAGGTCATATGCCTTTACCCGTTACTTCCTAATAAGATGGTGGTAGATAGAACAAGTAGTGGTGAGATTTACTATAACTATTCTAAAGAGAATGGTGAGCAAGCTTACTTAACAAAAGAAGAAGTGATTCATATACCAGGACTTGGTTTTGATGGGCTAGTTGGCTATTCTCCAATAGCAATGGCTAAAAATGCAATCGGTATGGCCATAGCAACAGAAGAATATGGTGCCTCTTTTTTCTCTAATGGAGCAAATCCAGGAGGGGTATTAGAACATCCTGGCATACTTAAAGACCCAAAACGAGTAAGGGATAGTTGGAACAGTGTGTACCAAGGAAGTAACAATGCCAACAAAGTAGCAGTGCTAGAAGAAGGGATGAGTTTTAAACCCATAGGTATCCCTCCAGAACAAGCACAGTTTTTACAAACAAGGAAATTTCAAATTAATGAGATAGCTCGAATTTTTAGGATTCCACCACATATGATTGGTGATCTTGAAAAGTCGAGCTTTTCTAATATAGAGCAACAATCCCTAGAGTTTGTAAAGTACACCCTAGACCCGTGGGTTATAAGATGGGAACAAGCAATGCAAAAAGCTTTATTATTACCATCAGAAAAAAATAAATACTTTATAAAATTTAACGTAGATGGATTGCTTAGAGGTGATTATCAAAGCAGGATGAATGGCTATGCCGTAGGAAGGCAAAATGGCTGGTTATCAGCAAATGACATAAGAGAATTAGAAAACTTAAATCGTATACCAGAAGAACAAGGTGGAGACTTGTATTTAATCAATGGCAATATGACAAAGTTAAAAGATGCAGGGGCCTTTGCAAATGTAAGAGAGGAGGATGTGAATGAGGAAGTTTTGGAACTGGGTAAAGAATGA